From Stenotrophomonas nitritireducens, the proteins below share one genomic window:
- the mnmG gene encoding tRNA uridine-5-carboxymethylaminomethyl(34) synthesis enzyme MnmG, with protein MSDSFYRYDVIVIGGGHAGTEAALAAARGGARTLLLTHNVETVGAMSCNPAIGGIGKGHLVKEIDALGGAMAHAADRAGIQWRTLNASKGPAVRATRCQADRNLYRMAIRGMVEAQPNLTVFQAAVDDLVIEGDAVRGAITQTGLTFHAAAVVLTAGTFLAGKIHIGETQYTAGRMGDPPATTLAARLRERPFVIDRLKTGTPPRIDGRSLDYSVMDEQPGDDPLPVMSYLGDVSEHPQQVSCWITHTSERTHDIIRGALHRSPLYSGQIEGIGPRYCPSIEDKVVRFAEKNSHQIFVEPEGLDVVEIYPNGISTSLPFDVQLELVRSIRGFEQAHITRPGYAIEYDFFDPRGLKNTLETRQVNGLFFAGQINGTTGYEEAGAQGLLAGINAALFVQGKDGWCPRRDEAYIGVLVDDLITHGTTEPYRMFTSRAEYRLQLREDNADTRLTPTGRELGLVDDRRWAAFDTKQAAVASESARLRGIWATPGNALGREVADATGVAVSRETNVLDLIKRPELDYAKLMQVPSLGPGVDDARVAEQVEISVKYAGYLDRQREEIERQQRHENTAIVEGFDFASVRGLSAEALQKLERVRPQTIGQAQRIPGMTPAAISLLLVHLERARRGKVA; from the coding sequence ATGAGCGACTCCTTCTACCGCTACGACGTCATCGTCATCGGCGGCGGCCATGCCGGTACCGAGGCGGCCTTGGCCGCAGCACGCGGCGGTGCCCGTACCCTGCTGCTGACCCACAACGTCGAAACCGTCGGCGCGATGAGCTGCAACCCCGCCATCGGCGGCATCGGCAAGGGCCACCTGGTCAAGGAGATCGACGCCCTCGGCGGGGCCATGGCCCACGCCGCCGACCGCGCCGGTATCCAGTGGCGCACGCTCAACGCCTCCAAGGGCCCGGCCGTGCGCGCCACCCGCTGCCAGGCCGACCGCAACCTGTACCGCATGGCGATCCGCGGCATGGTCGAGGCGCAGCCCAACCTGACCGTGTTCCAGGCGGCGGTGGACGATCTGGTCATTGAAGGCGACGCCGTGCGTGGCGCCATCACCCAGACCGGCCTGACCTTCCACGCAGCCGCCGTGGTGCTGACCGCCGGCACCTTCCTGGCCGGCAAGATCCACATCGGCGAAACCCAGTACACCGCCGGCCGCATGGGCGACCCGCCGGCCACCACCCTGGCCGCGCGCCTGCGCGAGCGCCCGTTCGTGATCGACCGGCTCAAGACCGGCACCCCGCCGCGCATCGACGGCCGCTCGCTGGACTACAGCGTGATGGACGAGCAGCCCGGCGATGATCCGTTGCCGGTGATGTCCTACCTGGGCGATGTCAGCGAACACCCGCAGCAGGTGAGCTGCTGGATCACCCATACCAGCGAGCGCACCCACGACATCATCCGTGGTGCCCTGCACCGCTCGCCGCTGTACAGCGGCCAGATCGAAGGCATCGGCCCGCGTTACTGCCCGTCCATCGAGGACAAGGTGGTGCGCTTTGCCGAGAAGAACAGCCACCAGATCTTCGTCGAGCCGGAAGGCCTGGATGTGGTGGAGATCTACCCCAACGGCATTTCCACCTCGCTGCCGTTCGACGTGCAGCTGGAACTGGTGCGCAGCATCCGTGGTTTCGAGCAGGCGCATATCACCCGCCCCGGTTATGCCATCGAATACGATTTCTTCGACCCGCGCGGTTTGAAGAACACGCTGGAGACCCGCCAGGTCAACGGCCTGTTCTTCGCCGGCCAGATCAACGGCACCACCGGTTATGAAGAAGCCGGCGCGCAAGGCCTGCTGGCCGGCATCAATGCCGCACTGTTCGTGCAGGGCAAGGACGGCTGGTGCCCGCGCCGCGACGAGGCGTATATCGGCGTGCTGGTCGACGACCTGATTACCCACGGCACCACCGAGCCCTACCGCATGTTCACCAGCCGCGCCGAATACCGGCTGCAGCTGCGCGAAGACAATGCCGACACCCGCCTGACGCCGACCGGTCGCGAACTTGGTCTGGTCGACGACCGTCGCTGGGCCGCGTTCGACACCAAGCAAGCTGCAGTCGCCAGCGAAAGCGCACGCCTGCGCGGCATCTGGGCAACCCCGGGCAATGCGCTTGGCCGCGAAGTGGCCGATGCCACCGGCGTGGCGGTCAGCCGCGAAACCAATGTGCTGGATCTGATCAAGCGCCCGGAACTGGACTACGCAAAGCTGATGCAGGTGCCCTCACTCGGCCCCGGCGTGGACGACGCACGCGTGGCCGAGCAGGTTGAAATCAGCGTCAAGTACGCCGGTTACCTGGACCGCCAGCGCGAAGAGATCGAGCGCCAGCAGCGCCATGAAAACACGGCGATTGTTGAAGGTTTCGATTTCGCCTCGGTGCGTGGCTTGTCGGCCGAAGCCTTGCAGAAGCTGGAACGCGTGCGGCCGCAGACCATCGGCCAGGCGCAGCGCATTCCGGGCATGACCCCGGCAGCGATCTCGCTGCTGCTGGTGCATCTGGAGCGGGCGCGACGCGGCAAGGTGGCTTGA
- a CDS encoding gamma carbonic anhydrase family protein yields the protein MPALRPFLDKTPTLGERVYIDEACTIIGDVQIGDDASVWPGTVIRGDVNYVRIGARTNVQDGTIIHVSHDSPYNKGGYPTLIGEGVTVGHGCIIHACSIGDYCLIGMGACILDGAVIEANAFIAAGAVVGPGKVVRSGELWAGNPARLMRQLSDKDIEGLRYSADHYVQVKDQYRGMQG from the coding sequence ATGCCCGCACTACGCCCCTTCCTCGACAAAACCCCCACCCTCGGTGAGCGCGTCTATATCGACGAGGCCTGCACCATCATCGGCGATGTGCAGATTGGCGACGATGCCTCGGTCTGGCCGGGCACGGTGATCCGCGGTGACGTGAATTACGTGCGCATCGGCGCGCGCACCAATGTGCAGGACGGCACCATCATCCACGTCAGCCATGACAGCCCCTACAACAAGGGCGGCTATCCGACGCTGATCGGTGAAGGTGTCACCGTTGGCCATGGCTGCATCATCCACGCCTGCAGCATTGGTGATTACTGCCTGATCGGCATGGGCGCCTGCATCCTCGATGGCGCGGTGATCGAAGCCAATGCCTTCATTGCCGCCGGTGCGGTGGTGGGGCCGGGCAAGGTGGTGCGCAGTGGCGAGCTGTGGGCCGGCAACCCGGCCCGCTTGATGCGCCAGCTCAGCGACAAGGACATCGAAGGCCTGCGCTACTCGGCCGACCACTACGTGCAGGTAAAGGACCAGTACCGCGGCATGCAGGGCTGA
- a CDS encoding DUF2167 domain-containing protein: MKSMRIVAQRLLAAAALLCAVSFAASAQEEPGMSAEQFEQSLQFRSGQIEVPEARAHFNLDGDFRFLDKADARRVLEDMWGNPPDDSVLGLIVPRSPGLTEPESWAVVVTWSDDGYVSDEDASKIDYDDLLKTMQTATRESNPEREKAGYGSLDLVGWAVPPRYEAGSKKLYWARELAFNDQPDHTLNYDIRVLGRHGYLSLNAVSGMSELALVREGMDKLLPMAEFDQGARYADHNPSTDKVAAYGVATLIGGGLAAKAGLFAKLGLLLAKFWKLLLIGVLFLGGAVKKLFTRGDDNRSVR, from the coding sequence ATGAAGTCGATGCGAATCGTGGCGCAGCGCCTGTTGGCGGCTGCGGCACTGCTGTGTGCAGTTTCCTTTGCCGCCTCCGCCCAGGAAGAACCGGGCATGAGCGCGGAGCAGTTCGAGCAGTCGCTGCAGTTCCGCAGCGGGCAGATCGAGGTGCCCGAGGCCCGGGCCCATTTCAATCTGGATGGCGATTTCCGTTTCCTGGACAAGGCCGACGCGCGCCGCGTGCTGGAAGACATGTGGGGCAACCCGCCCGATGACAGCGTGCTGGGTTTGATCGTGCCACGCAGCCCGGGCCTGACCGAGCCGGAAAGCTGGGCGGTGGTGGTGACCTGGTCCGACGATGGTTACGTGTCCGACGAAGATGCCAGCAAGATCGACTATGACGATCTGCTCAAGACCATGCAGACCGCTACCCGCGAGAGCAACCCGGAACGCGAGAAGGCCGGCTACGGCTCACTCGACCTGGTGGGCTGGGCGGTGCCGCCGCGCTATGAAGCCGGCAGCAAAAAACTCTACTGGGCACGCGAGCTGGCCTTCAACGACCAGCCTGACCACACCCTCAACTACGACATCCGCGTGCTGGGACGGCATGGCTACCTGAGCTTGAATGCGGTGTCAGGCATGTCCGAACTGGCGCTGGTGCGCGAGGGCATGGACAAGCTGCTGCCGATGGCCGAGTTCGACCAGGGCGCGCGTTACGCCGACCACAATCCCAGCACCGACAAGGTGGCTGCCTACGGCGTGGCAACCCTGATCGGCGGCGGGCTGGCGGCCAAGGCCGGCCTGTTCGCCAAGCTCGGCCTGCTGCTGGCCAAGTTCTGGAAGCTGCTGCTGATCGGCGTGCTGTTCCTGGGCGGCGCGGTCAAGAAGCTGTTCACACGTGGCGACGACAACCGTAGCGTGCGTTGA
- a CDS encoding RDD family protein, protein MNTARPMLDTYREVITPEGVPLQLPAAGPVPRALAWLIDLCVRFGVLAVMSPLLVALGEFGKGLYLGLMFLMFWAYPIVLEVWFGRTLGKKVMGLRVVARDGAPLGWMPAIVRNLLRTVDALPFGYALGLVTCLFDAHGRRLGDLVAGSLVIHTAPRPAAAPARIEAVLAPPLPLQPGEQAALVAFAERAPALSPGRQRELADIVSGLSHERGQTGVLRLYAMANWLLGRR, encoded by the coding sequence ATGAACACAGCACGGCCGATGCTGGACACCTACCGCGAAGTCATCACCCCTGAAGGCGTGCCCTTGCAGCTGCCCGCCGCCGGTCCGGTGCCGCGCGCCCTGGCCTGGCTGATCGACCTGTGCGTGCGTTTTGGCGTGCTCGCAGTGATGAGCCCGCTGCTGGTGGCGTTGGGCGAATTCGGCAAGGGCCTGTACCTGGGGTTGATGTTCCTGATGTTCTGGGCCTACCCGATCGTGCTGGAGGTGTGGTTCGGCCGCACCCTCGGCAAGAAGGTCATGGGCCTGCGCGTGGTTGCACGCGACGGCGCACCACTGGGCTGGATGCCGGCGATCGTCCGCAACCTGCTGCGTACCGTCGACGCCCTGCCCTTTGGCTATGCGCTGGGCCTGGTCACCTGCCTGTTTGATGCGCACGGCCGCCGCCTGGGCGATCTGGTCGCCGGTTCGCTGGTCATCCATACCGCGCCACGCCCGGCCGCCGCACCGGCGCGCATCGAAGCCGTGCTGGCACCGCCGCTGCCGCTGCAGCCCGGCGAACAGGCTGCCTTGGTCGCGTTCGCCGAACGCGCGCCGGCATTGTCACCGGGGCGCCAGCGTGAGCTGGCCGACATCGTCAGTGGGCTCAGCCATGAACGCGGCCAGACCGGCGTGCTGCGCCTGTATGCGATGGCCAACTGGCTGCTGGGGCGGCGATGA
- a CDS encoding stage II sporulation protein M: MRQEQFVTRYQHEWQQFEDWLQRRGEHSRKQLRTPQPDLLGDETIPQRYRRLCQQLALARRRGYSPQLVERLQQLMQRGHNLLYRTPAPRWQRAVEFLFADFPSTVRSQAGAMWVACALFVIPLLGIFVLLQYKPDLIHMLMDPRQLAQMEKMYDPAADHLGRDSGTDWAMFGHYIMNNISIGLRTFASGLLAGIGTVLVLLFNGITIGAVAGHLQQIGSGDPFWRFVVGHAPFELTAIVIAGGAGLQLGLRLLAPGRKRRIDALIEGGVIGARLCLGVAFMLLVAAFIEAFWSSIAWVPMWGKLSVSAVLWTVVLLWLWRGGRGGGHAH; this comes from the coding sequence ATGAGACAGGAGCAGTTCGTCACCCGCTACCAGCACGAATGGCAGCAGTTCGAGGACTGGCTGCAACGCCGTGGTGAACATTCGCGCAAGCAGCTGCGCACGCCACAACCGGACCTGCTGGGCGATGAAACCATCCCGCAGCGCTACCGCCGCCTCTGCCAGCAGCTGGCATTGGCGCGCCGCCGCGGCTACAGCCCGCAGCTGGTGGAACGCTTGCAACAGCTGATGCAGCGCGGCCACAACCTGCTCTACCGCACGCCGGCACCCCGCTGGCAGCGCGCGGTTGAATTCCTGTTCGCCGATTTCCCCAGCACCGTGCGCAGCCAGGCCGGGGCGATGTGGGTGGCCTGCGCGTTGTTCGTCATTCCGCTGCTGGGCATTTTCGTCCTGCTGCAGTACAAGCCCGACCTGATCCACATGCTGATGGATCCACGCCAGCTCGCACAGATGGAAAAGATGTACGACCCGGCCGCCGATCACCTGGGCCGCGACAGCGGCACCGACTGGGCGATGTTCGGCCACTACATCATGAACAACATCAGCATCGGCCTGCGCACCTTCGCCAGCGGCCTGCTGGCCGGCATCGGTACCGTGCTGGTGCTGCTGTTCAACGGCATCACCATCGGCGCGGTCGCCGGCCATCTGCAGCAGATCGGCTCGGGCGACCCGTTCTGGCGCTTCGTGGTGGGCCATGCGCCGTTCGAACTGACCGCCATCGTCATTGCCGGTGGCGCCGGTCTTCAGCTCGGTCTGCGGCTGCTGGCACCGGGCCGCAAGCGGCGCATCGATGCCTTGATCGAAGGCGGTGTGATTGGCGCGCGGCTGTGCCTGGGCGTGGCCTTCATGCTGCTGGTGGCCGCCTTCATCGAAGCGTTCTGGTCGTCGATCGCCTGGGTGCCGATGTGGGGCAAGTTGAGCGTATCGGCCGTGCTGTGGACGGTGGTGCTGCTGTGGTTGTGGCGCGGCGGACGCGGGGGTGGTCATGCGCATTGA
- a CDS encoding DUF4129 domain-containing protein, with protein sequence MRIDQLDVVLRARSQWEAMELGTALVRRHAAAIWKPWLLLTLPVFALLNLLGWWLDNFWLSSLILWWLKPAFERIPLYVISRGAFGAEPSTGQTLRAQWNWGWRGVVAYLGWRRLSPARSLLMPVDLLEGGDATQRRARRHALGGASYGHATLLTWVCWHFEMMLQLAGVALVFMFVPVELLSESLRATWELIGTDTPAWAWIGFNLLAWLAMTLIGPFYSGAGFGLYLNRRTQLEAWDVEIAFRRLRDRLAGLAPMLVLLLAVFALPSLQARAQDSTEPASISSHGNHKDAAPEAAATATATTPQQLFGTAPADTNGFRQAAARAYEDPQLGAKRKVSRWVKKASDKITETKQESDKPDPGPILGAIAKAVALIGESILWILLGVLLVVLALTARWWLPWLRGSGRSSRVVQAPAIQEALQLPEVLPPDILGSARRLWREGKPRHALALLYRASVDVLVQRGNVVLPPGATEAQCLRASRKMPQEADRTLFARMVRTWQYAAYAGRLPSDDEFNALISELHQHYGWPA encoded by the coding sequence ATGCGCATTGACCAACTCGATGTGGTCCTGCGCGCGCGTTCGCAGTGGGAAGCCATGGAGCTGGGTACCGCGCTGGTGCGCCGGCATGCGGCGGCCATCTGGAAGCCGTGGCTGCTGCTGACCTTGCCGGTCTTCGCCCTGCTCAACCTGCTGGGCTGGTGGCTGGACAACTTCTGGCTGTCCAGCCTGATTCTTTGGTGGCTCAAGCCTGCGTTCGAGCGCATACCGCTGTACGTGATATCGCGCGGCGCCTTTGGTGCCGAACCCAGCACCGGCCAGACCCTGCGCGCGCAGTGGAACTGGGGCTGGCGCGGGGTGGTGGCTTACCTCGGCTGGCGAAGGCTCAGCCCGGCGCGTTCGCTGCTGATGCCGGTCGACCTACTGGAAGGTGGCGACGCCACGCAACGGCGCGCGCGCCGGCACGCGCTTGGCGGTGCCAGCTACGGGCATGCCACGCTGCTCACGTGGGTGTGCTGGCATTTCGAGATGATGCTGCAGCTTGCCGGCGTCGCCCTGGTTTTCATGTTCGTGCCGGTGGAACTGCTGTCCGAATCGCTGCGCGCCACCTGGGAGCTGATCGGCACGGACACCCCGGCCTGGGCCTGGATAGGTTTCAACCTGCTGGCATGGCTGGCCATGACCCTGATCGGCCCGTTCTACAGCGGCGCCGGGTTTGGCCTGTACCTCAACCGTCGTACCCAGCTTGAAGCCTGGGATGTGGAAATCGCCTTCCGCCGGCTGCGCGACCGCCTGGCCGGGCTGGCGCCGATGCTGGTACTGCTGCTGGCCGTGTTTGCCTTGCCGTCGCTGCAGGCGCGGGCGCAGGACAGCACCGAGCCCGCCAGCATCAGCAGCCACGGCAACCACAAGGACGCCGCGCCGGAAGCTGCAGCCACCGCCACAGCAACCACGCCGCAACAACTGTTCGGTACCGCGCCAGCCGACACCAACGGCTTCCGCCAGGCCGCCGCGCGCGCCTATGAAGACCCGCAGCTGGGTGCCAAGCGCAAGGTCAGCCGCTGGGTGAAGAAGGCATCGGACAAAATCACCGAGACCAAGCAAGAAAGCGACAAACCCGATCCCGGCCCGATCCTGGGCGCCATCGCCAAGGCCGTGGCGCTGATCGGCGAGAGCATCCTGTGGATTCTGCTTGGCGTGCTGCTGGTGGTACTCGCGCTGACCGCCCGCTGGTGGCTGCCCTGGCTGCGCGGCAGTGGCCGCAGCAGCCGCGTCGTACAGGCGCCGGCCATCCAGGAAGCCCTGCAACTGCCCGAAGTGCTGCCACCGGACATCCTCGGCAGCGCGCGCCGGCTGTGGCGCGAAGGCAAGCCACGGCACGCCCTGGCCCTGCTTTACCGCGCCTCGGTCGACGTGCTGGTCCAGCGCGGCAACGTGGTGCTGCCGCCCGGCGCCACCGAGGCACAGTGCTTGCGCGCGTCACGCAAGATGCCGCAGGAAGCCGACCGCACCCTGTTCGCACGCATGGTCCGCACCTGGCAGTACGCCGCCTACGCCGGCCGCCTGCCCAGCGACGATGAGTTCAATGCGCTGATCAGCGAACTGCACCAGCACTACGGATGGCCGGCATGA
- a CDS encoding DUF4350 domain-containing protein, which translates to MSAPVRNTVIGVVLLMLVGLIATWFLSSFEKGSEEITLPPYGEPTYNALYALRETLIRDGSKAESRRQLDLPAMQLQPGDTVLMLDDPRQLTPAQVEGLLDWVQFGGHLLLRVPDADEDLDGNEQGLLERLGVVTTDAAARCQIWQVEGQPSHDEFCSGSRFSLTSKARAEHRWADAGGDDTLAYARLRYGLGRVDVLGSMDFLLNGEGPHDTGLRDIAHRDLTRLLLAPSYGKGTTHLIYAMEMPSLWKTLFQRGWPVWVPLLLALLAWLWMRCQRFGALLPSPREDRRSLLEHVRASGEHLHRYGKSPLLYDAVRQAFLTRLRRRAPVAAALTGDAQAQAIADHLQWPISRVQTALQIPPSQDDVALRERIRLLIQMRNQL; encoded by the coding sequence ATGAGCGCGCCCGTACGCAATACCGTGATCGGGGTGGTGCTGCTGATGCTGGTCGGCTTGATCGCCACCTGGTTCCTGAGCAGCTTCGAGAAGGGCAGCGAGGAAATCACCCTGCCGCCGTATGGCGAGCCCACCTACAACGCGCTGTATGCGCTGCGCGAAACCCTGATCCGCGACGGCAGCAAGGCCGAAAGCCGGCGCCAGCTGGATCTGCCAGCCATGCAGCTGCAGCCCGGCGACACCGTGCTGATGCTGGACGACCCGCGCCAGCTCACCCCGGCACAGGTCGAAGGCCTGCTCGACTGGGTGCAGTTTGGCGGCCACCTGCTGCTGCGCGTGCCCGATGCGGACGAAGACCTCGACGGCAACGAGCAGGGCCTGCTCGAACGCCTGGGCGTGGTGACCACCGATGCGGCAGCACGCTGCCAGATCTGGCAGGTGGAAGGCCAGCCGTCGCACGATGAATTCTGCAGCGGCAGCCGCTTCAGCCTCACCAGCAAGGCGCGCGCCGAACACCGCTGGGCCGATGCCGGCGGTGATGACACGCTGGCCTATGCCCGCCTGCGTTACGGCCTGGGCCGGGTGGACGTGCTGGGCAGCATGGACTTCCTGCTCAACGGCGAAGGCCCACACGACACCGGCCTGCGCGACATCGCCCACCGCGATCTCACCCGCCTGCTGCTGGCCCCCAGTTACGGCAAGGGCACCACCCATCTGATCTACGCGATGGAGATGCCGTCGCTGTGGAAGACGCTGTTCCAACGCGGTTGGCCGGTATGGGTGCCGCTGCTGCTGGCCCTGCTGGCGTGGCTGTGGATGCGCTGCCAGCGTTTCGGTGCGCTGTTGCCTTCGCCGCGCGAAGACCGCCGCTCGCTGCTGGAACACGTCCGCGCCAGCGGCGAGCACCTGCACCGTTATGGCAAATCGCCGCTGCTGTATGACGCGGTACGCCAGGCGTTCCTGACCCGCCTGCGCCGGCGCGCGCCGGTGGCGGCTGCGCTGACCGGTGATGCCCAGGCCCAGGCCATCGCAGACCATCTGCAATGGCCCATCAGCCGCGTGCAGACCGCACTGCAGATTCCTCCCTCGCAGGACGATGTCGCCCTGCGCGAACGCATCCGCTTGCTCATCCAGATGAGAAACCAGCTATGA
- a CDS encoding AAA family ATPase produces MTDTFTPPALPGDAPAPATAPSPGNAALIERVERIRNAVGHAFIGQADVLDQILIALLAGGHVLIEGVPGLGKTLLVRALAQALELDYARVQFTPDLMPSDVSGHAVYDPKTESFKIRRGPVFTNLLLADEINRAPAKTQSALLEVMQEGQVTIEGKGFQLTPPFLTMATQNPVEQEGTYPLPEAQLDRFLLKVLIDYPQLEDEKQMVQAITTGRTASDFNLSQVPRVLSGADVVELQKAVAAITVDPQVIDYAVRIVAATRKWPGIALGAGPRGSIALVRAARAQAVLSGRDFVTPDDVREIAKPALRHRIALAPELQIEGQSADDALTALLAKVEAPRK; encoded by the coding sequence ATGACCGACACGTTCACTCCGCCTGCCCTCCCCGGCGATGCACCCGCACCTGCGACTGCACCCAGCCCGGGCAACGCTGCCCTGATCGAACGTGTCGAACGCATCCGCAACGCGGTCGGTCACGCCTTCATCGGCCAGGCTGACGTACTCGACCAGATCCTGATCGCGCTGCTGGCCGGCGGCCATGTCCTTATCGAAGGCGTGCCCGGGCTGGGCAAGACCCTGCTGGTACGCGCCCTGGCGCAGGCACTGGAGCTGGACTACGCACGCGTGCAGTTCACCCCGGACCTGATGCCCAGCGACGTCAGCGGCCATGCCGTCTACGACCCCAAGACCGAGAGCTTCAAGATCCGCCGCGGCCCGGTGTTCACCAACCTGCTGCTGGCCGACGAAATCAACCGCGCCCCGGCCAAGACCCAGTCCGCGTTGCTGGAGGTGATGCAGGAAGGCCAGGTCACCATCGAAGGCAAGGGCTTCCAGCTGACCCCGCCGTTCCTGACCATGGCCACGCAGAACCCGGTGGAGCAGGAAGGCACTTACCCGCTGCCGGAAGCGCAGCTGGACCGCTTCCTGCTGAAGGTCTTGATCGACTACCCGCAGCTGGAAGATGAAAAGCAGATGGTGCAGGCGATCACCACCGGCCGCACTGCCAGCGACTTCAACCTCAGCCAGGTGCCGCGCGTACTCAGCGGCGCCGACGTGGTGGAACTGCAGAAGGCCGTGGCGGCGATCACGGTTGACCCGCAGGTGATTGATTACGCCGTGCGCATTGTCGCCGCCACCCGCAAATGGCCGGGCATCGCGCTGGGTGCAGGCCCGCGCGGCAGCATTGCACTGGTGCGCGCCGCACGTGCCCAGGCCGTGCTGTCCGGCCGCGACTTCGTCACCCCGGACGACGTCCGCGAGATTGCCAAGCCGGCCCTGCGTCACCGCATCGCACTGGCGCCGGAACTGCAGATCGAAGGCCAATCTGCCGACGACGCCCTCACCGCCCTGCTCGCCAAGGTGGAGGCGCCGCGCAAGTGA
- a CDS encoding DUF58 domain-containing protein, producing MRPAPLLITLLVLWSLLGLPVALHYLPLQAWTLTGTAIALLALLDILLLWRRPSPQVRRELPDSLALGVERETWLQLDSYGKQRVDVFDLLPDGWNSDGLPRRLKLGKASETRFSYRFTPANRGTFAFDGVQLRLHSPLRLWWQQRTVGTPQTVRVYPNFAPLTRFALLSAEMASRLVGAHLKRRRGEGTDFHQMREYRVGDSLRQIDWKATSRARKLISREYQDEKNQQLVMMIDTGRRMMADEGGLSHFDHVLNAALVVSYLALRQGDGVGLFASGGDSRWVAPKRGMGAIDSLLRASYDLQPKPVATDYLAAATELSLRQSRRSLVMLVTNVRDEDIEDLLAAVRLLQKRHLVCVASLRERELDQALAREVETLPDAIQAGAIAGYLQQRSDAHEALRSHRVMVLDVTAEELPAALVERYLAVKRDGLL from the coding sequence GTGAGACCCGCCCCCCTATTGATCACCCTGCTGGTGCTGTGGAGCCTGCTCGGCCTGCCGGTGGCCCTGCACTACCTGCCGCTGCAGGCATGGACCCTCACCGGCACGGCCATCGCCCTGCTCGCGTTGCTCGACATCCTGCTGCTCTGGCGCAGGCCCAGCCCGCAGGTGCGACGCGAACTGCCCGACTCGCTGGCCCTGGGCGTCGAACGCGAAACCTGGCTGCAACTGGATTCCTATGGCAAACAGCGCGTCGATGTTTTCGACCTGCTGCCAGATGGCTGGAACAGCGACGGCCTGCCGCGCCGCCTGAAACTCGGCAAGGCCAGCGAAACCCGTTTCAGCTACCGCTTCACCCCGGCCAACCGCGGCACCTTCGCGTTTGATGGCGTGCAGCTGCGCCTGCATTCGCCGCTGCGGCTGTGGTGGCAGCAGCGCACTGTCGGTACGCCGCAAACCGTACGCGTCTATCCCAATTTCGCCCCACTGACCCGCTTCGCCCTGCTCAGTGCGGAGATGGCCTCGCGGCTGGTGGGCGCGCACCTCAAGCGCCGCCGTGGTGAAGGCACCGACTTCCATCAGATGCGCGAATACCGCGTGGGCGACAGCCTGCGCCAGATCGACTGGAAGGCCACTTCGCGCGCGCGCAAGCTGATTTCGCGCGAGTACCAGGACGAAAAGAACCAGCAGCTGGTGATGATGATCGACACCGGCCGACGGATGATGGCCGACGAAGGCGGCCTGTCGCATTTCGACCATGTGCTCAATGCTGCGTTGGTGGTCTCGTATCTGGCACTGCGCCAGGGTGACGGCGTCGGCCTGTTCGCCAGCGGCGGTGACAGCCGCTGGGTAGCGCCCAAGCGCGGCATGGGCGCGATCGACAGCCTGCTGCGGGCCAGCTACGACCTGCAGCCGAAACCGGTGGCCACCGACTATTTGGCCGCAGCCACCGAGCTGTCCTTGCGGCAATCGCGGCGCAGCCTGGTGATGCTGGTCACCAATGTTCGCGATGAAGATATCGAGGACCTGCTGGCGGCCGTGCGCCTGCTGCAGAAGCGGCACCTGGTCTGCGTGGCCAGCCTGCGCGAACGCGAGCTGGACCAGGCACTGGCACGCGAGGTTGAAACCCTGCCGGATGCAATCCAGGCCGGCGCCATCGCCGGCTACCTGCAGCAACGCAGCGACGCGCATGAAGCACTGCGCAGCCATCGGGTGATGGTGCTGGACGTAACCGCTGAAGAGCTGCCGGCGGCCTTGGTTGAACGCTACCTCGCAGTAAAGCGCGACGGCCTGCTGTAA